The following are encoded in a window of Candidatus Woesearchaeota archaeon genomic DNA:
- a CDS encoding response regulator has protein sequence MQDKILIIDDSPANLDSLKELFSADYIVDTANSADEAISKVGNASYKVLIMDVKMPEMDGIELYRKLKMKDNSFKAVFYSAFPGEYQKAKECSELGLYVRKGKIEDLEALISAVDTLARGGA, from the coding sequence ATGCAAGATAAAATCTTAATCATAGATGACAGCCCTGCAAATCTCGACAGCTTAAAAGAGCTTTTCAGCGCTGATTATATTGTGGACACTGCAAATTCAGCAGATGAAGCAATAAGCAAGGTAGGGAATGCTTCTTACAAGGTTCTTATTATGGATGTAAAAATGCCTGAGATGGACGGGATTGAGCTTTACAGGAAGCTGAAAATGAAAGACAATAGCTTCAAGGCAGTATTTTACAGCGCTTTTCCAGGAGAATACCAGAAAGCAAAGGAGTGCAGCGAGCTTGGGCTTTATGTCCGGAAAGGAAAAATAGAAGACCTTGAGGCACTGATTTCAGCAGTTGACACTCTTGCAAGGGGCGGTGCCTAA